From the genome of Pseudomonas sp. AB6, one region includes:
- a CDS encoding gluconate:H+ symporter, whose product MTLSFGYWLLVYAAIAIIALIVLIARYRLNPFIVITLVSIGLALLAGMPASGVVGTYEAGVGKTLGHIALVVALGTMLGKMMAESGGAEQVARTLIDRFGEKNAHWAMVCIAFLVGLPLFFEVGFVLLVPIAFTVARRVGVSILMVGLPMVAGLSVVHALVPPHPAAMLAVQAYQASVGQTLLYAILIGIPTAIIAGPLYAKFIVPRIQLPAQNPLERQFLDREPRDKLPSFGITMATILLPVVLMLIGGWANLISTPGSGLNQFLLFIGNSVIALLLATLLSFWTLGIAQGFNRESILKFTNECLAPTASITLLVGAGGGLNRILVEAGVTDQIVSLAHEFHLSPLIMGWLFAALMRIATGSATVAMTTASGIVAPVAIGLGYPHPELLVLATGAGSVIFSHVNDGGFWLIKEYFNMTVAQTFKTWTVLETIISLVAFGLTVGLSYLL is encoded by the coding sequence GTTCTGATCGCCCGTTACCGACTCAATCCGTTCATTGTGATCACCCTGGTGTCCATCGGTCTTGCGTTGCTGGCGGGAATGCCGGCGTCCGGAGTGGTAGGCACCTATGAGGCCGGGGTGGGTAAAACTCTGGGGCATATCGCACTAGTCGTGGCTCTGGGCACGATGCTCGGCAAGATGATGGCCGAGTCCGGCGGCGCCGAGCAGGTAGCGCGTACCTTGATCGACCGCTTCGGCGAGAAAAACGCTCACTGGGCGATGGTCTGTATCGCGTTTTTGGTCGGGCTGCCGTTGTTCTTCGAAGTTGGTTTTGTACTGCTGGTGCCGATTGCCTTTACCGTAGCGCGGCGTGTCGGCGTGTCGATCCTGATGGTCGGTTTGCCGATGGTCGCCGGGCTCTCGGTGGTGCACGCACTGGTGCCGCCGCACCCCGCGGCGATGCTGGCGGTGCAGGCCTATCAGGCGTCGGTGGGGCAGACCTTGCTGTATGCGATTCTGATCGGTATTCCGACCGCAATCATCGCCGGTCCACTCTATGCAAAATTTATTGTGCCGCGCATTCAACTGCCGGCGCAGAACCCGCTGGAACGGCAGTTCCTCGACCGTGAACCGCGCGACAAACTTCCGAGTTTTGGCATCACCATGGCGACTATTTTGCTGCCGGTGGTGTTGATGCTAATCGGCGGCTGGGCGAATCTGATTTCCACGCCGGGCAGCGGGCTGAACCAGTTTCTATTGTTCATTGGTAACTCAGTGATCGCGCTGTTGCTGGCGACTTTGCTGAGCTTCTGGACGCTGGGTATCGCCCAAGGCTTCAACCGCGAATCGATTTTAAAATTTACCAATGAATGTCTGGCGCCGACGGCCAGTATCACGTTGTTAGTGGGGGCGGGCGGTGGGTTGAACCGGATTCTGGTGGAGGCCGGCGTCACCGATCAGATTGTCAGCCTGGCCCATGAATTTCACTTGTCGCCGCTGATCATGGGTTGGCTATTTGCCGCGTTAATGCGCATTGCCACCGGTTCTGCGACGGTGGCAATGACCACGGCGTCGGGGATTGTCGCGCCGGTGGCGATTGGTCTGGGTTATCCGCATCCAGAGTTGCTGGTGCTAGCGACGGGCGCAGGATCGGTTATCTTTTCCCACGTCAATGACGGCGGCTTCTGGTTGATCAAGGAATACTTCAACATGACCGTCGCCCAGACCTTCAAGACCTGGACTGTGCTCGAAACGATTATTTCGCTGGTCGCGTTTGGCCTTACCGTGGGCCTTTCCTACCTGCTATAG
- a CDS encoding D-aminoacylase: MLYDTLIRNALIIDGSNSPGYPADVAILNGRIAFIGDLHDATAIEEVDAAGRVLAPGFIDVHTHDDTVVIRQPQMLPKLSQGVTTVIVGNCGISASPVSLLADPPDPMNLLGTAAAFVYPKFSDYRAAVEAANTTLNVAALVGHTALRSNHLDDLFRTATADEISAMREQLRNSLEAGALGLSTGLAYASAFSASTDEVLQLTEELTAFGAVYTTHLRSEFEPVLEAMNEAFQIGRHAKVPVIISHLKCAGVGNWGRSPQLLAVLEHAAKTHPVGCDCYPYAASSSTLDLKQVTAAHRITITWSMPHPELGGLDLIDIAAEWGVSLLNAAERLQPAGAVYYGMDEADVRRILAHPLSMIGSDGLPEDPFPHPRLWGAFPRVLGHFSRDVGLFPLHTAVHKMTGLSATRFGLKKRGEIRVGYWADLVLFDPLTIRDMADFHEPQRPAEGIDGVWVNGVLSYSEGQASGKREGRFLAREGDLRMGFS, encoded by the coding sequence ATGTTGTACGATACGCTGATCCGCAACGCCCTGATTATCGACGGCAGCAACAGCCCCGGTTACCCCGCCGACGTGGCGATCCTGAACGGTCGCATCGCGTTCATTGGCGACTTGCACGACGCCACTGCCATCGAAGAAGTCGACGCCGCGGGCCGAGTGCTGGCGCCGGGCTTCATTGATGTTCACACCCATGACGACACGGTGGTGATCCGCCAGCCGCAGATGCTGCCCAAACTCAGCCAGGGCGTGACCACGGTGATCGTCGGCAACTGTGGGATCAGTGCATCGCCGGTCAGTTTGCTTGCAGATCCGCCAGACCCGATGAACTTGCTTGGCACGGCGGCGGCGTTTGTTTATCCGAAATTCAGCGATTACCGAGCGGCCGTCGAAGCGGCGAACACCACGCTGAACGTGGCGGCGCTGGTTGGTCACACTGCACTGCGCAGCAATCACCTGGATGACCTGTTTCGTACCGCCACTGCGGATGAAATCAGCGCGATGCGCGAGCAACTGCGTAACAGCCTGGAAGCGGGCGCGTTGGGATTGTCTACTGGTCTGGCTTATGCGAGCGCATTTTCGGCGTCCACCGATGAAGTGCTGCAACTGACTGAAGAGCTGACGGCATTCGGCGCGGTCTACACCACCCACTTGCGCAGCGAATTCGAACCAGTGCTGGAGGCCATGAACGAAGCGTTCCAGATAGGTCGTCACGCGAAAGTCCCAGTGATCATTTCTCACCTCAAGTGTGCCGGTGTCGGCAACTGGGGCCGCAGCCCGCAGCTGTTAGCGGTCCTTGAGCATGCAGCGAAAACCCACCCGGTGGGCTGCGATTGTTATCCCTACGCGGCCAGCTCTTCGACCCTAGACCTCAAGCAAGTCACCGCCGCCCATCGCATCACAATTACCTGGTCCATGCCGCATCCCGAGCTGGGCGGCCTCGATCTGATCGACATCGCTGCGGAGTGGGGCGTGTCATTGCTCAATGCCGCCGAACGGCTGCAACCGGCTGGAGCGGTGTACTACGGCATGGACGAGGCTGATGTGCGAAGAATTCTTGCTCATCCACTGTCCATGATTGGCTCCGACGGATTGCCGGAGGATCCTTTCCCGCACCCGCGCTTGTGGGGCGCATTTCCACGAGTACTCGGGCATTTCAGCCGTGATGTGGGGCTTTTTCCGCTGCACACCGCCGTGCACAAAATGACCGGATTGTCGGCGACACGTTTTGGCTTAAAAAAGCGTGGCGAGATTCGCGTAGGGTATTGGGCGGACCTGGTGTTGTTTGATCCGCTGACCATCCGCGACATGGCGGACTTCCATGAACCGCAGCGGCCGGCGGAAGGAATTGATGGGGTGTGGGTCAATGGCGTGTTGAGTTACAGCGAAGGCCAGGCGAGCGGTAAAAGAGAAGGGCGGTTTCTGGCAAGGGAGGGGGATTTGCGTATGGGGTTTAGTTAA
- a CDS encoding MurR/RpiR family transcriptional regulator, protein MDILYQIRTRQDSFSAGEGRIARLMLDDVGFASSASLDELALRAEVSTATLSRFARTVGCRDLRDLRLQLAQASGVGSRFLDPAGTPEQSAFYGQIVGDIESTLRQHLAAFNESHFADAVKLLGKARMIHAFGMGGCSSLCSDELQVRLVRFGYPIAVCHDPVMMRVTAASLDTERVVIACSLTGITSELIEAVELARSYGARILAITRADSPLAQQADVLLPLQGVETSFIYKPTAARYGMLLAIDVLATELALANPEDNQERLRRIKLALDDYRGGNDRLPLGD, encoded by the coding sequence ATGGACATCCTCTACCAGATTCGCACGCGCCAGGATTCCTTCAGTGCCGGGGAAGGACGCATCGCTCGGCTGATGCTCGATGACGTAGGATTTGCGTCTTCTGCCAGCCTAGATGAATTGGCGCTGCGAGCGGAAGTCAGCACCGCCACCCTGTCGCGCTTTGCCCGCACGGTGGGCTGTCGGGACTTGCGCGACTTACGTTTGCAACTTGCCCAGGCCAGCGGCGTCGGCAGCCGTTTCCTCGACCCGGCCGGTACACCCGAGCAGTCGGCGTTTTACGGCCAGATTGTCGGTGATATCGAATCGACCTTGCGTCAGCACTTGGCAGCTTTCAATGAGTCACACTTTGCCGATGCAGTGAAATTACTGGGCAAGGCGCGGATGATCCACGCTTTCGGCATGGGTGGCTGCTCATCGTTGTGCAGCGATGAGCTGCAAGTGCGATTGGTGCGATTTGGCTACCCGATTGCGGTGTGCCATGACCCGGTAATGATGCGTGTCACCGCCGCTAGCCTCGATACCGAACGCGTCGTGATCGCCTGCTCGCTGACTGGCATAACGTCTGAACTGATCGAAGCCGTCGAGCTGGCGCGCAGCTACGGCGCGCGGATTCTCGCCATCACCCGCGCCGATTCACCACTGGCGCAACAGGCTGATGTGCTCCTGCCGCTGCAAGGCGTTGAAACATCGTTTATTTATAAACCCACAGCGGCGCGCTACGGCATGTTGCTGGCCATTGATGTACTCGCCACCGAACTCGCACTGGCAAATCCTGAAGACAATCAAGAGCGTCTGCGGCGGATCAAACTGGCCCTGGACGATTACCGTGGCGGCAACGATCGCTTGCCGTTGGGAGACTGA